A section of the Pirellulales bacterium genome encodes:
- a CDS encoding glycoside hydrolase family 97 catalytic domain-containing protein, whose protein sequence is MLTSYRRCFAILLGALTVVSLVFIRGATADDELKSPDGNVVVRFALQEDGEPSYEVEYLSKSMLVFSGLGFEPDFTSGFSVISSSTQEHEGQWSQVYGERKTVPDNYHELTVNLRNNSGRPLQLTFRAYNEGAALRYTFPKTDGASDFNLTAEKTEFRLPANTWGYEEHATEGEYKRSRIEDFQPQCERPLTVEYANGLFASIAEADNERYPRMLLSPPSAVTDPQKSPNVTDTSCTLVTALGGTTSNTVPRSGLADNGRNARTTLHPGESTPWRVIVVGQKPGDLLERNYLLLNLNSPLVLNDPAWIKPGKCMRDTTLTTANSKAIIDFAATAGLSYVELDDGWYGTIDARTGDATTVRRPGLDIDEIVRHGNEKNIGLILYVDWRQASRQRDELFSLYEKWGVKGLKLGFVQVGPATDTAWITETIQKAAEHHLLLNIHDGYRPTGYSRTYPNLMTVEGIRGNEHFPTAEHNCTLPFTRYIAGAADYTVCYYDHRLQTTHAHQLAMAVVSYSPLQWIMWYDKPTDYHHEPEIEFFQKVPTVWDKTKVINGDIGKYATVARRSGNDWFIGIINGNEARDLKVPLDFLTKGENYSAHIYADDDSVETRTKVGVQTQPVNGQAVLDVPLQPSGGEAIWIESQAVHQSPSAAAKN, encoded by the coding sequence ATGCTCACTTCTTACAGACGATGTTTTGCAATTCTACTTGGAGCCCTTACCGTCGTTTCATTGGTTTTTATTCGCGGGGCTACCGCAGACGATGAGCTTAAATCGCCCGATGGGAACGTCGTTGTGCGGTTTGCATTGCAAGAAGACGGTGAACCATCGTACGAAGTGGAATACTTGAGCAAATCCATGTTGGTATTTTCAGGCCTGGGTTTTGAGCCCGACTTCACCAGCGGATTTAGCGTTATCAGCAGCTCCACTCAGGAGCACGAAGGCCAATGGTCTCAAGTTTATGGCGAACGCAAAACCGTGCCGGATAATTACCACGAGTTGACCGTAAATTTGCGGAACAATTCGGGGCGCCCCCTGCAACTTACTTTTCGCGCCTACAACGAAGGGGCGGCTCTGCGATATACATTTCCAAAAACTGACGGGGCCAGCGATTTCAATTTGACAGCAGAAAAGACTGAATTTCGCCTTCCGGCAAACACTTGGGGTTACGAGGAACATGCCACCGAGGGTGAATATAAACGGTCTCGGATCGAAGATTTTCAACCGCAATGCGAGCGACCTTTAACCGTCGAATATGCCAATGGTTTATTCGCCAGCATCGCCGAAGCGGACAACGAACGCTACCCGCGCATGCTACTATCGCCACCTAGTGCTGTCACCGACCCTCAAAAATCACCCAACGTGACAGATACCTCGTGCACGCTAGTTACGGCGTTAGGCGGCACAACATCCAATACGGTGCCTCGCAGCGGCCTGGCCGATAACGGCCGCAATGCCCGCACTACCTTACATCCAGGAGAATCAACGCCGTGGCGGGTGATTGTGGTTGGGCAAAAGCCCGGCGATCTGTTGGAGCGGAATTACCTGTTGCTGAATTTGAATTCGCCGCTGGTGCTAAATGATCCTGCCTGGATTAAGCCTGGTAAGTGCATGCGAGATACGACGCTTACCACGGCCAACTCCAAAGCAATTATCGATTTTGCAGCGACAGCGGGTCTGAGTTACGTTGAACTGGACGACGGCTGGTACGGCACGATCGATGCCAGAACTGGCGATGCGACGACCGTACGCCGCCCCGGCTTGGATATTGATGAAATCGTCCGCCATGGCAACGAAAAAAACATCGGGCTAATTCTCTACGTGGATTGGCGGCAGGCCTCACGTCAGCGCGATGAACTGTTTTCGCTCTATGAAAAATGGGGGGTCAAAGGCTTAAAACTCGGTTTTGTCCAGGTGGGGCCCGCAACCGATACTGCCTGGATCACCGAGACGATCCAAAAGGCAGCCGAACATCATCTGCTGCTTAACATACACGACGGTTACCGTCCCACCGGCTATTCGCGCACTTATCCTAATTTGATGACAGTGGAAGGAATTCGAGGCAACGAGCATTTTCCCACCGCTGAGCACAATTGCACGCTCCCCTTCACACGGTACATTGCCGGCGCGGCTGATTACACCGTGTGCTATTACGACCATCGACTGCAAACCACCCACGCCCATCAATTGGCAATGGCGGTGGTGTCGTACAGCCCTTTGCAATGGATCATGTGGTACGACAAGCCGACAGATTACCATCATGAGCCTGAAATCGAATTTTTTCAAAAAGTTCCCACCGTTTGGGATAAAACCAAAGTCATCAACGGAGACATTGGCAAGTATGCCACGGTCGCCCGGCGCAGTGGCAATGACTGGTTCATCGGCATCATCAATGGGAATGAGGCCCGCGATCTAAAGGTGCCGCTGGATTTTCTAACGAAAGGCGAAAATTACTCGGCTCATATTTATGCGGACGACGATTCCGTCGAAACACGAACCAAAGTTGGCGTTCAAACACAACCTGTTAATGGGCAGGCTGTTCTTGATGTACCGCTGCAGCCGTCCGGCGGAGAGGCAATTTGGATTGAGAGCCAGGCCGTTCACCAATCGCCGTCAGCGGCCGCAAAGAACTGA